One Shewanella sp. MR-4 DNA window includes the following coding sequences:
- the plsB gene encoding glycerol-3-phosphate 1-O-acyltransferase PlsB, which translates to MPKQDSLWLKSLRWIQKHLVHTIVVPQDPFADLNLDASRPLAYVMKTESLSDIAALSEITTKLGLPSPYEPLVVNGVVAPRVVCLEGRKPLFGERASNEPFLECFMRLLAVHKEKPELDIQLVPVSLYWGRTPGKEDDTMKAAVLERENPTWLRKCLMILFLGRHNFVQFSNAVSLRYMADEHGTDMGIAHKLARVARVHFRRQRKVMTGPVLPNRQAMFHSLLKSESLRKAIQEEAASKKISETQARETAIEYLDEIAANYSDSLVRIAERFLTWLWNKLYSGINIKGAEQIRQLHHDGHEIVYVPCHRSHMDYLLLSYILYYQGMVPPHIAAGINLNFWPAGPLFRRGGAFFIRRSFNGNKLYTAVFREYLDQLFAKGYSVEYFSEGGRSRTGRLLAPKTGMIAMTINSVLRGIERPVTLVPVYLGYDHVMEVATYHKELSGKKKQKESVWQVFGAIRKLGNFGQGYVNFGEPITLQNFLNETAPNWRAEVADDPEQKPTWLTPAVNVLANRVMTRINDAAAASSITLTSLVLLASEQNALERCLLERQLDLYLTLLKRVPYTSFTSVAEGDGKHLVQQGLELNKFSINADPLGEIVSIDANQAISMTYYRNNIIHLFIIPSLIASCLTNNKQISRAHILGIVSDFYPLLKAELFMGIKDLPSYVNQVLDLFIEQGLVQESDTLSVVTEHTSQMLLLAGSVSETLQRYAIIFNLLAHRPKMERSELESESHLLAQRLGALHGITAPEFYDKKLYNTLSVKLKELGYFSEKEDKSDVERIRDQANSLLRASVRQTIVASVTAEHIV; encoded by the coding sequence ATGCCTAAACAAGACTCTCTTTGGTTGAAATCATTACGCTGGATTCAAAAACACTTAGTGCACACTATTGTTGTGCCGCAGGATCCCTTTGCCGATCTGAATCTGGACGCGTCCAGACCGCTTGCTTATGTAATGAAAACAGAATCCCTGAGTGATATTGCTGCGTTAAGCGAAATCACCACTAAGCTGGGTTTGCCAAGCCCCTATGAGCCGCTCGTGGTAAATGGCGTTGTCGCGCCCCGCGTCGTTTGCCTCGAAGGCCGTAAGCCTTTGTTTGGCGAGCGTGCCAGTAATGAGCCATTCCTCGAATGTTTTATGCGCCTGTTGGCCGTCCATAAGGAAAAGCCAGAGTTAGATATTCAGCTGGTGCCTGTCAGTCTGTATTGGGGCCGTACTCCGGGTAAAGAAGACGACACCATGAAGGCAGCTGTTCTTGAGCGCGAGAATCCAACTTGGTTACGTAAGTGCTTGATGATCTTATTTTTAGGTCGTCACAACTTTGTGCAGTTTTCTAATGCGGTATCGCTGCGTTACATGGCCGATGAACACGGCACCGATATGGGGATTGCCCATAAACTAGCGCGGGTGGCCAGAGTACATTTCCGCCGCCAACGCAAGGTGATGACAGGGCCTGTGCTGCCGAATCGTCAGGCAATGTTCCACTCCCTGCTGAAATCCGAATCCTTACGCAAGGCGATTCAGGAAGAAGCGGCGAGTAAGAAGATTTCCGAAACCCAAGCCCGTGAAACAGCAATTGAATATCTTGATGAAATTGCAGCGAATTATTCCGACAGCCTAGTGCGTATTGCTGAGCGTTTCTTAACTTGGTTGTGGAACAAGCTCTACAGCGGTATCAACATCAAAGGTGCTGAACAAATCCGCCAGCTTCACCATGATGGTCACGAGATTGTTTATGTACCTTGCCATCGCAGCCATATGGATTACCTGCTGTTATCCTACATTCTGTATTACCAAGGCATGGTGCCACCGCATATTGCGGCGGGGATTAACCTAAACTTCTGGCCTGCGGGGCCGCTGTTCCGCCGTGGCGGCGCTTTCTTTATTCGCCGTAGTTTTAACGGCAATAAACTCTATACGGCCGTGTTCCGTGAATACCTCGATCAGCTGTTTGCTAAGGGATATTCGGTTGAGTATTTCTCTGAGGGTGGCCGTTCTCGCACCGGTCGTCTATTGGCGCCGAAAACGGGCATGATCGCCATGACGATCAACAGTGTGCTGCGTGGTATCGAACGCCCTGTCACCTTAGTGCCTGTGTATTTAGGCTACGATCACGTGATGGAAGTGGCGACTTATCATAAAGAGCTGAGCGGTAAGAAAAAACAGAAAGAATCTGTATGGCAAGTCTTTGGTGCTATTCGTAAATTAGGTAATTTTGGCCAAGGTTATGTTAACTTTGGTGAGCCGATTACACTGCAAAACTTCTTGAATGAAACCGCGCCTAACTGGCGCGCTGAAGTGGCCGACGATCCCGAGCAAAAACCAACTTGGTTAACCCCTGCGGTGAACGTGTTAGCGAATCGCGTGATGACCCGCATTAACGATGCCGCCGCCGCCAGTTCTATCACCTTGACCAGCTTAGTGCTATTGGCGTCGGAGCAAAATGCCCTAGAGCGTTGCTTGCTCGAGCGTCAGTTAGATTTGTACCTGACGTTGCTTAAGCGTGTGCCTTACACTTCGTTTACGTCGGTGGCCGAAGGTGATGGCAAGCACTTAGTGCAGCAAGGTTTAGAGCTGAATAAGTTCTCCATCAATGCCGATCCTCTGGGTGAGATAGTATCTATTGACGCGAATCAAGCGATTTCAATGACTTACTATCGTAACAATATCATCCACTTGTTTATCATTCCGTCGTTGATTGCCAGCTGCTTAACCAACAATAAGCAGATTTCAAGAGCTCATATCCTAGGGATTGTGAGTGACTTCTATCCGCTACTGAAGGCGGAGTTATTCATGGGTATCAAGGACCTCCCAAGTTATGTGAATCAAGTGCTGGATCTGTTTATTGAGCAGGGTCTAGTGCAGGAAAGCGATACGCTGTCGGTGGTGACCGAGCACACCAGCCAAATGTTGTTGCTGGCCGGAAGCGTTAGCGAAACCTTGCAACGCTATGCGATTATCTTCAATCTGCTGGCCCACAGACCTAAGATGGAGCGTTCGGAACTGGAGTCTGAAAGCCATCTGCTGGCCCAACGTTTAGGGGCACTGCATGGAATTACCGCACCAGAATTCTACGACAAGAAACTCTATAACACCTTGAGTGTTAAGCTTAAAGAGTTGGGTTATTTCTCCGAGAAGGAAGATAAATCCGACGTTGAGCGCATTCGCGATCAAGCCAATAGCTTGCTCAGAGCTTCAGTGAGACAAACCATAGTAGCGAGCGTGACCGCGGAGCATATCGTTTAA
- the lexA gene encoding transcriptional repressor LexA, translating to MRPLTPRQAEILELIKRNIAETGMPPTRAEIATRLGFKSANAAEEHLKALAKKGCIEIMPGTSRGIRLPVEEEDNSESGLPLIGQVAAGEPILAQEHVEQYYQVDPSMFHPAADFLLRVRGDSMKNIGILEGDLLAVHKVQQARNGQVVVARVDDDVTVKRFEKKGNLVYLHAENEDYSPIKVDLSFQSLTIEGLAVGVIRNGDWL from the coding sequence ATGAGACCGTTGACGCCACGCCAAGCCGAAATTTTAGAGCTGATTAAACGTAATATTGCCGAGACTGGCATGCCACCCACCCGGGCCGAAATCGCCACCCGTTTGGGTTTTAAAAGTGCAAATGCCGCCGAGGAACACCTTAAGGCATTGGCGAAAAAAGGCTGCATCGAGATCATGCCTGGCACTTCCCGCGGGATCCGCCTCCCAGTTGAGGAAGAAGATAACAGCGAATCTGGCTTACCACTAATTGGCCAAGTGGCTGCGGGCGAACCTATCCTCGCCCAAGAGCATGTCGAACAGTATTACCAAGTCGACCCCAGCATGTTCCACCCAGCCGCCGATTTCTTGCTGCGCGTCAGAGGCGACAGTATGAAGAACATCGGCATCCTCGAAGGGGATCTGCTCGCCGTTCATAAAGTACAGCAAGCGCGCAATGGCCAAGTAGTTGTTGCTCGCGTTGACGATGATGTAACAGTTAAACGCTTTGAAAAGAAAGGGAATCTCGTTTATCTACATGCTGAAAATGAAGATTACTCCCCGATTAAAGTCGATTTAAGTTTCCAAAGTCTAACAATTGAAGGGCTCGCCGTAGGGGTGATCCGCAATGGAGATTGGCTATGA
- a CDS encoding cell division inhibitor SulA, producing the protein MNKLLGNAPRHPGLWLDAVRETDTDWQHTPIITMPTESQGRQELMQLSKQLAQLSQQGRWVVLINPPSIGYKQLLASAGVRMDRVLLVHAKDEVETLWAMEKALTSGTSSAVITWIHSLDARDNRRLQIVAKSARAMGIVLEGVVNHSSTDATLKQPAHFAQGSFFSSVH; encoded by the coding sequence ATGAACAAACTACTAGGTAATGCCCCGCGTCACCCCGGTTTATGGCTCGATGCGGTACGCGAAACCGATACAGACTGGCAGCATACGCCTATCATCACTATGCCCACCGAGAGCCAAGGGCGCCAAGAGCTAATGCAACTTAGCAAACAATTGGCACAACTGAGCCAACAAGGCCGCTGGGTCGTGCTCATCAACCCACCCAGTATTGGCTACAAACAGTTACTGGCCAGCGCTGGCGTGCGTATGGATCGTGTACTCTTAGTCCATGCGAAAGATGAAGTGGAAACCCTGTGGGCCATGGAAAAAGCCTTAACCAGTGGCACTTCCAGCGCAGTAATTACTTGGATCCACTCACTCGATGCCCGCGATAATCGTCGTTTACAAATTGTGGCCAAGAGCGCCCGCGCCATGGGAATCGTGCTCGAAGGTGTCGTAAATCACTCATCTACGGACGCGACACTCAAGCAACCAGCTCACTTTGCCCAAGGTAGTTTTTTTAGCTCTGTTCATTAA
- the coxB gene encoding cytochrome c oxidase subunit II has product MKQWLYCLLVVLFAPPLPAADMRFNMTPGVTEISGKVYHLHMTILYICCAIGLVVFGVMIYAMINHRKSKGAVASHFHESTKVEIAWTIIPFVILILMAIPATKTLIAMEDPSNADLTVKVTGSQWKWHYSYFDQDIDFYSILATPRPQIEGSEAKGEHYLLEVDKPLVLPINRKIRFLMTSEDVIHSWWMPAFAVKKDANPGFINEAWTRIDKPGIYRGQCAELCGKDHGFMPIVVQALPEAEFDAWVEEQKQAANAAAQAAQAALSQTLTKEELMAQGEQVYLGHCAACHQPNGEGLQGVFPHLKGSPIATGPLSGHLEIVLNGKAGTAMQAFGKQLTAQEIAAVVTYERNAWGNNTGDAVQAKDVDAHKSGGTNSEPVATTPPPATTDAPKPATEPAASVDPASLPTLSHDELMAEGEKTYATICAACHQLTGAGMPPAFPALAGSAIATGPVANHIDIVMHGKPGTAMQAFGTQLTPQQLAAIITYERNAWGNNTGDTVQPADIARHGQ; this is encoded by the coding sequence GTGAAGCAATGGTTGTATTGTTTACTCGTGGTGCTATTCGCCCCACCGTTGCCCGCAGCGGACATGCGGTTCAACATGACCCCCGGCGTAACAGAAATCAGTGGCAAGGTTTATCACTTACACATGACGATTCTGTATATCTGCTGCGCGATAGGCCTAGTGGTTTTTGGCGTGATGATTTATGCCATGATCAACCACAGAAAATCCAAGGGCGCGGTCGCGTCTCACTTCCATGAGAGCACAAAAGTCGAAATCGCGTGGACGATTATTCCTTTTGTCATTCTGATCTTAATGGCGATTCCCGCCACGAAAACTCTGATTGCCATGGAAGATCCCAGCAATGCCGATCTCACGGTAAAAGTCACAGGTTCTCAATGGAAATGGCATTATAGCTACTTCGATCAAGATATTGATTTTTACAGTATTCTCGCGACTCCAAGACCTCAAATCGAAGGAAGTGAAGCCAAGGGAGAGCACTACTTACTCGAGGTCGATAAACCCCTAGTATTACCCATCAATCGTAAAATCCGCTTCTTGATGACCTCAGAGGATGTCATCCACTCATGGTGGATGCCCGCCTTTGCGGTAAAAAAAGACGCTAACCCAGGTTTTATCAACGAGGCGTGGACCCGTATCGACAAACCCGGCATTTACCGTGGCCAATGTGCCGAGCTTTGCGGTAAAGACCATGGCTTTATGCCGATAGTGGTACAGGCATTGCCCGAAGCCGAGTTCGATGCATGGGTTGAAGAACAAAAACAAGCCGCCAATGCCGCTGCGCAAGCCGCACAAGCTGCGTTATCGCAAACACTGACGAAAGAAGAGCTGATGGCTCAGGGTGAGCAAGTTTACCTCGGTCACTGCGCGGCCTGTCACCAACCCAACGGTGAAGGTTTACAGGGGGTATTCCCGCACCTCAAAGGCAGCCCCATTGCGACCGGACCACTGAGCGGCCATCTTGAAATCGTGCTCAATGGTAAAGCGGGTACGGCCATGCAAGCCTTCGGCAAACAATTAACGGCCCAAGAGATTGCCGCCGTAGTTACCTATGAGCGTAATGCGTGGGGCAATAACACGGGGGATGCGGTACAAGCCAAAGACGTAGATGCCCATAAATCCGGTGGCACCAATAGCGAACCAGTTGCAACGACTCCGCCTCCAGCAACTACCGATGCGCCTAAGCCGGCGACAGAACCCGCCGCCAGTGTCGACCCCGCGAGTCTTCCCACGCTTAGCCATGATGAACTGATGGCCGAAGGGGAAAAGACCTATGCCACGATTTGCGCCGCCTGCCACCAGCTAACGGGTGCTGGCATGCCTCCCGCCTTCCCCGCCCTTGCTGGCAGCGCTATCGCAACAGGTCCGGTAGCCAATCACATCGACATAGTGATGCACGGTAAACCGGGCACGGCGATGCAGGCATTTGGCACACAACTCACGCCACAACAGCTTGCCGCCATCATTACCTATGAGCGCAATGCGTGGGGCAACAATACTGGCGATACAGTGCAACCCGCTGATATTGCTCGCCATGGACAGTAG
- the ctaD gene encoding cytochrome c oxidase subunit I, whose product MSTLTQDQIAAHDEHHHGAPKGIMRWLLTTNHKDIGTLYLWFSFIMFLTGGAMAMVIRAELFQPGLQLVEPNFFNQMTTVHGLIMVFGAVMPAFTGLANWLIPMMIGAPDMALPRMNNWSFWILPFAFTILLSSLFMEGGGPNFGWTFYAPLSTTYSPDSTALFVFSIHIMGISSIMGAINVIVTIVNLRAPGMTWMKLPLFVWTWLITAFLLIAVMPVLAGAVTMVLTDKFFGTSFFEAAGGGDPVMFQHIFWFFGHPEVYIMILPSFGIISAIVPAFSRKPLFGYSSMVYATASIAILSFLVWAHHMFTTGMPVFAELFFMYCTMLIAVPTGVKVFNWVATMWRGSLSFETPMLFAVAFIILFTIGGFSGLMLAITPADFQYHDTYFVVAHFHYVLVTGAIFSIMAAAYYWLPKWTGHMYSEKLGQWHFWCSVISVNVLFFPMHFLGLAGMPRRIPDYSIQFADVNQIVSIGGFAFGLSQLIFLVLVIKCIRGGEKAPAKPWEGSEGLEWTLPSPAPYHSFTTPPEVK is encoded by the coding sequence ATGAGCACACTGACTCAAGATCAAATTGCCGCCCATGATGAACACCATCACGGTGCACCTAAAGGCATCATGCGCTGGTTACTCACCACTAACCACAAGGACATTGGCACCCTGTACCTGTGGTTTAGTTTCATTATGTTTTTAACCGGTGGTGCGATGGCCATGGTGATCCGCGCCGAACTCTTTCAACCCGGATTACAACTCGTTGAGCCTAACTTCTTCAACCAAATGACCACTGTGCATGGGTTAATCATGGTATTCGGCGCCGTGATGCCGGCCTTTACAGGGCTGGCTAACTGGCTGATCCCGATGATGATTGGCGCGCCTGATATGGCGCTTCCACGGATGAACAACTGGAGTTTTTGGATCCTGCCCTTCGCCTTTACTATTTTACTGAGCTCACTGTTTATGGAAGGCGGTGGCCCTAACTTTGGTTGGACCTTCTACGCACCACTCTCGACCACTTATAGCCCTGACAGCACAGCATTATTTGTTTTCTCGATTCATATCATGGGGATAAGTTCGATCATGGGTGCCATCAACGTGATCGTCACCATAGTCAACCTGCGCGCTCCCGGCATGACGTGGATGAAGTTACCGTTGTTTGTCTGGACTTGGCTGATTACCGCCTTCTTGCTGATCGCCGTGATGCCCGTACTCGCGGGCGCCGTTACTATGGTGTTAACCGATAAGTTTTTCGGTACTAGCTTCTTCGAGGCGGCAGGTGGTGGTGATCCTGTTATGTTCCAGCATATCTTCTGGTTCTTCGGTCACCCCGAAGTCTACATCATGATTCTGCCTTCCTTCGGCATCATCTCCGCCATAGTTCCGGCTTTCAGCCGTAAACCATTATTCGGCTATTCATCCATGGTGTATGCCACGGCGAGTATTGCGATTCTGTCCTTCCTCGTGTGGGCGCACCATATGTTCACCACAGGTATGCCTGTGTTTGCCGAGTTGTTTTTTATGTACTGCACTATGCTGATTGCCGTGCCGACTGGGGTAAAAGTGTTTAACTGGGTAGCGACTATGTGGCGCGGCTCATTGAGTTTTGAAACCCCAATGTTGTTCGCGGTGGCCTTTATTATCCTGTTCACTATTGGCGGCTTCTCTGGCCTGATGCTCGCCATCACACCGGCCGACTTCCAATACCACGATACTTATTTTGTGGTGGCTCACTTCCATTACGTGTTGGTCACTGGTGCGATTTTCTCCATCATGGCGGCGGCCTATTACTGGTTGCCAAAATGGACCGGCCATATGTACAGCGAAAAGCTCGGCCAGTGGCATTTTTGGTGCTCGGTGATTTCGGTCAACGTGTTGTTTTTCCCTATGCATTTCTTAGGTCTTGCGGGTATGCCAAGGCGTATTCCCGATTACTCGATTCAATTTGCCGATGTGAACCAAATTGTGTCGATTGGGGGTTTTGCCTTTGGTCTTTCTCAGCTGATTTTCCTCGTGCTGGTGATTAAGTGCATTCGGGGCGGCGAAAAGGCGCCCGCCAAACCTTGGGAAGGCAGCGAAGGCTTAGAGTGGACCCTACCCAGCCCTGCGCCCTACCACTCTTTCACCACGCCACCCGAGGTGAAATAA
- a CDS encoding cytochrome c oxidase assembly protein, whose product MQGQPHQPNIKSNRKLISLLVLGCLGMFGFGFALVPLYDVLCEKLGINGKTSNTASSYQAITVDKNRVVTVEFISQVQTGMPWKFEPQTKRLEVHPGELIHTAFLAQNVSNRAIVGQAIPSISPGQGAAYFNKTECFCFNQQHLAAASRAELPLIFFVDPQLPESIHTLTLSYTLYDITDKQLASAIEQGAAK is encoded by the coding sequence ATGCAAGGCCAACCCCATCAGCCCAACATCAAGTCCAACCGTAAGCTCATCAGCCTGCTGGTGCTGGGCTGCCTTGGGATGTTTGGCTTTGGGTTCGCCTTAGTGCCGCTCTACGATGTGTTGTGCGAAAAACTGGGGATTAATGGCAAAACCTCCAATACTGCCAGCAGTTATCAAGCGATCACTGTGGACAAGAACCGCGTGGTAACGGTGGAGTTTATCTCGCAGGTGCAGACGGGCATGCCGTGGAAATTTGAGCCACAAACGAAACGGCTCGAAGTGCATCCAGGAGAACTCATTCACACGGCATTTCTGGCTCAAAATGTCTCTAACAGAGCGATCGTTGGCCAGGCGATTCCTTCTATTTCGCCCGGACAAGGCGCGGCTTATTTCAATAAAACCGAATGTTTTTGTTTTAACCAACAACACTTAGCCGCCGCGAGTCGCGCCGAGCTACCGTTGATCTTCTTTGTGGATCCTCAATTACCCGAGTCTATCCACACCTTAACCCTCTCTTACACCCTCTACGACATTACCGACAAGCAGTTAGCGTCTGCCATAGAGCAAGGAGCTGCAAAATGA
- a CDS encoding cytochrome c oxidase subunit 3 yields the protein MTTKHETYYVPAQSAWPIVGAIGLFLTAFGAGHFVHQLKSGASGGGYILLAGIAVILFMLVGWFRTVIKESMTGLYSHQMDRSFRQGMSWFIFSEVMFFAAFFGALFYARMVAVPWLGGASNNAMTHEVLWPHFEAVWPLVTTPDGTKTEAMPWNGLPLVNTIVLLTSSVTLHFAHISLEKGKRSAITLWLGLTILLGISFLALQAEEYSHAYHEMGLTLTSGVYGNTFFLLTGFHGMHVTLGTIFLLVLFFRVLKGHFSADKHFAFQAGSWYWHFVDVVWLCLFIFVYVL from the coding sequence ATGACCACTAAACATGAGACTTACTACGTACCCGCCCAGAGTGCTTGGCCGATTGTTGGTGCTATCGGCTTGTTTTTAACTGCCTTTGGGGCAGGACATTTTGTACATCAACTCAAATCTGGCGCTTCGGGTGGCGGCTATATTCTACTGGCAGGCATAGCCGTCATCCTGTTTATGCTGGTTGGCTGGTTTAGAACCGTGATCAAAGAATCGATGACGGGCCTCTATTCCCATCAGATGGATAGATCGTTTCGCCAAGGCATGAGCTGGTTCATCTTCTCAGAGGTGATGTTCTTTGCCGCCTTCTTCGGCGCCTTATTTTACGCCCGCATGGTCGCAGTGCCTTGGCTCGGCGGTGCCTCTAACAATGCCATGACCCACGAAGTCCTGTGGCCACACTTCGAAGCCGTTTGGCCACTCGTCACCACGCCTGATGGCACCAAAACCGAAGCCATGCCATGGAATGGACTACCGCTAGTCAACACCATAGTGCTGCTAACCTCCTCAGTCACGCTGCATTTTGCCCATATCAGCTTAGAAAAAGGTAAGCGTTCGGCCATCACCCTCTGGCTTGGGCTCACGATTTTGTTGGGAATTAGCTTCCTTGCTTTGCAAGCGGAGGAATATAGCCATGCCTACCATGAGATGGGGCTAACGCTCACCTCGGGCGTGTATGGCAACACCTTTTTCCTGCTGACGGGTTTCCACGGCATGCATGTCACTTTGGGCACTATCTTTCTATTAGTCTTGTTTTTCAGGGTGTTAAAAGGCCACTTTAGTGCGGATAAGCATTTTGCCTTCCAAGCGGGCAGTTGGTACTGGCACTTTGTCGACGTAGTTTGGCTCTGCCTATTTATCTTTGTTTATGTGCTTTAA
- a CDS encoding DUF2909 family protein: MNIPFIFKCVLVLLLLFIIFNLGRALIIMVKGDDQTADHPVPMSRYLGRRVIFSVLVILLLLVALGTGLLGLNPTP; this comes from the coding sequence ATGAACATCCCGTTCATTTTTAAGTGTGTTTTAGTACTGCTGTTACTGTTTATCATTTTTAACCTAGGCAGAGCCTTAATCATTATGGTTAAAGGTGACGATCAAACCGCTGATCACCCTGTGCCTATGAGCCGCTATTTGGGCCGTAGGGTGATATTTTCTGTACTAGTGATCCTGCTCTTGCTGGTGGCTTTGGGGACTGGACTACTTGGTCTCAATCCCACGCCTTAA
- a CDS encoding SURF1 family protein encodes MINSNSSTKTHLKMNGMFIRYPYVLLTKLMGLPRYIWLHRAMLLLLILTVVVFVILVKLGLWQMDRAAEKTELLAQMEARQSAAALNPEQLIAELAKGGVTGYRLEVQASPVNPQIWLLDNQVYQGQVGYLAFQLLQITSENQTNHREQPWLLLELGFIAAKSHRDALPEVSPIVGELPLTGRLYQKQINPLSHHLLAEPFTTEQGERIRFQNLNLPEMAQMLGHPILPAVLQPDALPQLQPAQALPHPWQPFPLSAQKHWGYALQWFAMATVFAGLMGWQAMKYLKKSRQRHQADKEATKTE; translated from the coding sequence ATGATAAACAGTAACAGCAGTACTAAAACACACTTAAAAATGAACGGGATGTTCATACGCTATCCTTATGTTTTGCTGACCAAATTAATGGGGTTGCCAAGATATATTTGGCTGCATAGGGCAATGTTGTTACTGCTGATATTGACTGTGGTGGTATTTGTGATTTTGGTCAAGCTGGGTTTGTGGCAAATGGATAGGGCCGCGGAAAAAACCGAACTACTCGCACAAATGGAGGCCAGACAATCCGCTGCCGCACTCAATCCTGAGCAGCTGATAGCTGAATTGGCTAAAGGTGGCGTTACTGGCTATCGCCTTGAAGTTCAAGCCAGCCCCGTTAATCCACAAATCTGGTTACTCGACAATCAGGTCTATCAAGGGCAAGTGGGCTATCTCGCCTTTCAATTACTGCAAATAACGTCAGAAAATCAGACAAATCATCGCGAACAACCTTGGCTGTTACTCGAACTCGGCTTTATTGCCGCTAAATCCCACCGAGATGCCTTGCCCGAAGTCAGCCCCATAGTCGGTGAACTGCCTCTTACAGGCCGCCTCTATCAAAAACAGATTAATCCCTTGAGCCATCATTTATTAGCAGAACCCTTCACCACGGAGCAAGGTGAACGGATTCGGTTTCAAAATCTCAATCTGCCCGAGATGGCACAAATGTTAGGACATCCCATCCTGCCCGCGGTGTTACAACCCGATGCCTTGCCCCAATTACAACCCGCGCAGGCCTTACCCCACCCTTGGCAGCCTTTCCCGCTTTCGGCCCAAAAACATTGGGGTTATGCGTTGCAATGGTTTGCCATGGCAACTGTGTTTGCGGGGCTGATGGGCTGGCAAGCAATGAAATACCTCAAAAAATCACGACAACGGCATCAAGCCGATAAGGAAGCGACTAAAACCGAGTAA
- a CDS encoding COX15/CtaA family protein yields the protein MQLTWLLRVTIVFTLLVILMGAYTRLSDAGLGCPDWPGCYGHIKVPTHDHEISHAQTLFPDHDIHPEKAWLEMIHRYIAGALGILVLLILILCLKTSQAPKKLPFAIVLLIIFQAALGMWTVTMKLMPIVVMSHLIGGFSLLSLLLLLYLRTRPRRIFETADIHSQRGAGAGFNGAHGSRIGTSLKFLGQSKHLPKLALLSLLVLIGQIMLGAWTSSNYAALACTALPICEGNWMDNLAIADAFSPFQGQHPSFEFGVLDYHARMTIHIAHRVGAIITASLLLLLAYRLFFSTQLKALSLLLVALVILQVSLGISNVVMHLPLGIAVSHNGGAALLLLTLVAINYFLWRRAP from the coding sequence ATGCAACTGACTTGGCTCCTACGCGTCACCATAGTCTTTACCCTGTTAGTGATTTTAATGGGGGCTTACACTCGGCTGTCGGACGCAGGACTTGGCTGCCCAGATTGGCCCGGTTGCTACGGCCATATCAAAGTGCCCACACACGACCATGAGATCTCCCATGCCCAAACCCTATTTCCTGACCACGATATCCATCCCGAGAAAGCTTGGCTCGAAATGATCCACAGGTATATCGCGGGCGCCTTGGGCATACTAGTGTTACTGATTTTGATCCTTTGCTTGAAAACATCCCAAGCCCCCAAGAAACTGCCCTTTGCCATAGTGCTACTCATCATCTTTCAGGCGGCGTTGGGGATGTGGACTGTGACGATGAAACTAATGCCGATTGTCGTGATGTCCCATTTAATTGGCGGCTTTAGCTTGCTCTCGCTCCTGCTCTTACTGTATCTGCGAACACGTCCGAGGCGAATTTTCGAAACCGCTGATATTCACAGTCAGCGTGGTGCGGGCGCAGGATTTAATGGCGCCCATGGTTCGCGGATAGGCACTAGCCTTAAATTTCTCGGCCAGAGCAAACATTTGCCGAAACTGGCGCTGTTGAGTCTGCTGGTGCTGATAGGTCAGATCATGCTTGGCGCCTGGACCTCCTCCAACTATGCCGCACTCGCTTGCACGGCTTTGCCGATTTGTGAAGGTAATTGGATGGATAATCTCGCCATTGCCGATGCGTTTTCCCCTTTCCAAGGGCAACACCCAAGCTTTGAATTTGGCGTATTGGATTACCATGCCCGCATGACCATTCATATCGCCCACCGCGTTGGCGCCATTATTACCGCCAGTCTATTGTTGTTGCTCGCCTATCGGTTATTTTTCAGCACCCAGCTCAAGGCCCTTAGCCTATTGCTGGTCGCCTTAGTGATACTTCAGGTCAGTTTAGGGATTTCAAACGTGGTGATGCATTTACCACTGGGGATTGCCGTTTCCCACAATGGCGGCGCGGCGCTGTTACTACTCACCTTAGTCGCGATTAACTATTTCCTTTGGCGCAGGGCACCTTAA